A portion of the Phycodurus eques isolate BA_2022a chromosome 3, UOR_Pequ_1.1, whole genome shotgun sequence genome contains these proteins:
- the LOC133399527 gene encoding perforin-1-like: MASSLSLLLLVLCALSGAQSQLKVFNLHASGLPSDILGISDGYVKVFCGSAALGTTAVRKDNANPWWEEEFSYFKAQEHDVLRLEVYDHDLVFDDQLGVCQRQIRPGTHQHDCFLKSGGTLHYVYTLGQNTQ; encoded by the coding sequence ATGGCCTCAAGTCTGTCCCTCCTTCTTCTGGTGCTGTGTGCTCTGTCTGGGGCTCAGTCCCAGCTCAAGGTGTTTAACTTGCATGCCAGCGGTCTTCCCTCGGACATTTTGGGGATCAGTGACGGTTATGTCAAGGTGTTCTGTGGCTCGGCCGCTCTGGGCACAACGGCGGTCCGTAAGGACAACGCTAACCCTTGGTGGGAGGAGGAGTTCTCCTACTTCAAGGCCCAGGAGCACGACGTGTTGAGGCTTGAGGTTTATGACCATGATTTGGTCTTTGATGACCAGCTGGGCGTGTGCCAGAGACAGATCCGACCTGGAACCCATCAGCACGACTGCTTCCTGAAGAGCGGTGGCACCCTCCATTACGTCTACACCCTCGGCcaaaacactcaataa
- the fam151b gene encoding protein FAM151B isoform X1 encodes MCEQAVEYFQGRIRKKDAAEVSWSHAVNSRSKLAEALQGPTHMIEADIIVRGHDPKEPVMGHPPDTDGDITLREWLEGVKSHDKGIKLDFKSLEALSLSVALLQEALAQSSAPVWINADVLPGPGRRDAPLEARAFLAAVRTLPANVVLSLGWATKWTAGTDNTGYSWEMVREMEAICRGLQHLVTFPVRAALLAQSVSELTWLLQQSDRYSLTVWTSQSDKLKVQELLPYRTLIDVSRICYDLPEALRTELTKETLQDET; translated from the exons ATGTGCGAACAGGCGGTGGAGTATTTTCAGGGTCGGATAAGGAAGAAAGACGCCGCCGAGGTGAGCTGGTCACACGCGGTGAACAGCAGGAGCAAACTGGCCGAGGCTCTCCAAG GTCCCACTCATATGATTGAGGCTGACATCATTGTGAGAGGTCATGACCCTAAGGAGCCAGTCATGGGCCACCCTCCTGACACTGACGGTGACATCACACTGAGGGAGTGGCTTGAAGGGGTCAAGTCGCACGACAAGGGGATCAAACTGGACTTCAAGAG CCTGGAGGCGCTTTCTCTTTCTGTGGCCCTGTTGCAGGAAGCGCTGGCTCAGTCGAGCGCCCCGGTATGGATCAATGCCGATGTCCTCCCGGGACCTGGACGTCGGGACGCACCATTGGAGGCTCGAGCGTTCCTGGCTGCTGTTAGGACTCTTCCCGCTAATGTTGTACTTTCCCTTGGCTGGGCCACAAAGTGGACCGCAGGGACTGATAATACGG GTTACAGTTGGGAAATGGTGCGTGAGATGGAGGCCATATGTCGAGGCTTGCAACATCTGGTCACCTTCCCGGTGCGGGCGGCCCTTTTGGCCCAGTCTGTCTCTGAGCTCACATGGCTGCTGCAACAGTCAGACAG GTATTCTCTAACAGTGTGGACCAGCCAGAGCGACAAATTAAAAGTACAGGAGCTGCTGCCTTACAGGACACTCATTGATGTCAGCAGGATCTGCTATGACCTACCAGAAGCGCTAAGGACGGAGCTGACAAAGGAGACTTTACAAGATGAGACCTGA
- the fam151b gene encoding protein FAM151B isoform X2: MIEADIIVRGHDPKEPVMGHPPDTDGDITLREWLEGVKSHDKGIKLDFKSLEALSLSVALLQEALAQSSAPVWINADVLPGPGRRDAPLEARAFLAAVRTLPANVVLSLGWATKWTAGTDNTGYSWEMVREMEAICRGLQHLVTFPVRAALLAQSVSELTWLLQQSDRYSLTVWTSQSDKLKVQELLPYRTLIDVSRICYDLPEALRTELTKETLQDET, encoded by the exons ATGATTGAGGCTGACATCATTGTGAGAGGTCATGACCCTAAGGAGCCAGTCATGGGCCACCCTCCTGACACTGACGGTGACATCACACTGAGGGAGTGGCTTGAAGGGGTCAAGTCGCACGACAAGGGGATCAAACTGGACTTCAAGAG CCTGGAGGCGCTTTCTCTTTCTGTGGCCCTGTTGCAGGAAGCGCTGGCTCAGTCGAGCGCCCCGGTATGGATCAATGCCGATGTCCTCCCGGGACCTGGACGTCGGGACGCACCATTGGAGGCTCGAGCGTTCCTGGCTGCTGTTAGGACTCTTCCCGCTAATGTTGTACTTTCCCTTGGCTGGGCCACAAAGTGGACCGCAGGGACTGATAATACGG GTTACAGTTGGGAAATGGTGCGTGAGATGGAGGCCATATGTCGAGGCTTGCAACATCTGGTCACCTTCCCGGTGCGGGCGGCCCTTTTGGCCCAGTCTGTCTCTGAGCTCACATGGCTGCTGCAACAGTCAGACAG GTATTCTCTAACAGTGTGGACCAGCCAGAGCGACAAATTAAAAGTACAGGAGCTGCTGCCTTACAGGACACTCATTGATGTCAGCAGGATCTGCTATGACCTACCAGAAGCGCTAAGGACGGAGCTGACAAAGGAGACTTTACAAGATGAGACCTGA
- the ankrd34bb gene encoding ankyrin repeat domain 34Bb, with amino-acid sequence MSARAPNSRCRLLVLGSSAMDESTAIQTDANSLRKAVHLSRLRLTRLLLEGGADVNESNEHGETPLMVACMTRHSDAQSVPKHKMVQYLLENGADPNIQDKSGKTALMNACLGQDGTEVLSLLLSSGADPTLEDHSGLSALVYAVNSGNREILKILMDACKAKGKEVIIITINKQPSGHQTTKQYLNVPPPLDPEEHLYCTPTCSSPFDIQRRVPPQSSSASASPKPGIPLLGLRNTKFPGLWVSFDTSQPDSPIKHPSPISVPNVDKRLNLQRLHSWQWVKSPHLLHQKSQTSLLTEEQVESPPEVVSPFRGVNFHCRPPAVSRHHSVEMKDAPLKALDMQNDNRGQSGRGFARKMSFDSAASAQHSSSHPNLHQENNLPFPYESSPAGGDTSDTLRQLNISSLRNVIHRRNIGVDHYSSDSQLPQFGSKDKRPTKGSDRPKLTNSRSSTLSGSRDSLDSSIQRRETVGLERRGSGTLLQDHISSTRPGYLPPLNRHAPIPDIGVNAVTLCPLTASSKTLNIVFKGSKPVLPCAPILPRDMITSKTLSRRHSMQGEQIKQLSNFEEKLDH; translated from the exons ATGAGTGCGCGAGCCCCCAATTCAAGATGCCGACTGTTAGTTTTAGGCAGCAGTGCAATGGATGAGTCAACAGCGATACAAACAGATGCCAATTCTCTGCGAAAGGCCGTCCACCTGAGTCGTCTGCGTCTGACTCGGCTGCTTCTGGAGGGAGGGGCCGACGTAAACGAGAGCAATGAACATGGCGAGACACCGCTGATGGTGGCCTGCATGACACGTCACTCAGATGCACAGAGTGTGCCCAAACACAAAATGGTCCA GTATCTCCTGGAAAATGGTGCAGATCCAAACATTCAAGACAAGAGCGGGAAAACTGCCTTGATGAATGCGTGCCTTGGACAGGATGGAACTGAAGTCCTCTCCCTCCTGCTGAGCAGTGGTGCTGATCCAACTCTGGAGGACCACTCTGGCTTGTCAGCACTAGTTTACGCTGTTAATTCAGGTAACAGGGAAATCCTCAAGATCCTCATGGATGCTTGTAAAGCCAAGGGAAAGgaagtcatcatcatcaccatcaacAAGCAACCATCTGGCCATCAGACAACAAAGCAGTACCTAAATGTGCCTCCACCCCTTGACCCTGAGGAGCATCTGTATTGCACGCCAACCTGCTCGTCTCCATTTGACATCCAGCGACGAGTTCCCCCACAGAGTTCCTCAGCAAGTGCCTCTCCAAAGCCTGGTATTCCCCTTCTTGGCCTAAGAAATACTAAGTTTCCTGGTTTATGGGTTAGCTTCGATACATCTCAACCAGACTCACCTATTAAACACCCGAGTCCAATAAGTGTTCCCAACGTGGACAAGCGGCTTAATCTCCAGAGATTACACTCGTGGCAGTGGGTCAAAAGTCCACACCTGCTTCATCAGAAGAGCCAGACTTCCTTGCTGACAGAGGAGCAAGTAGAATCTCCACCGGAGGTCGTCTCACCTTTCAGAGGCGTCAACTTCCATTGTCGGCCTCCAGCTGTTTCGCGCCACCATAGCGTGGAGATGAAAGATGCGCCCCTGAAAGCACTGGACATGCAGAATGACAACAGAGGGCAAAGTGGAAGAGGCTTTGCTCGAAAGATGTCATTTGACAGTGCTGCAAGTGCACAGCATTCCTCTTCTCACCCTAACTTGCATCAAGAAAACAATCTCCCGTTTCCCTACGAATCCAGTCCTGCCGGTGGAGACACGTCGGACACTCTTCGACAGTTAAATATTTCCAGTCTTCGAAACGTTATTCATCGACGTAACATTGGCGTCGATCATTACAGTTCAGACTCTCAGTTACCACAGTTTGGCAGCAAAGACAAAAGACCGACAAAAGGATCAGACAGGCCCAAGCTGACAAACAGCAGGTCCTCCACTCTGTCGGGCTCCAGAGATTCTCTAGATAGTTCTATCCAGAGACGAGAGACTGTTGGACTAGAACGAAGAGGCTCAGGGACCCTTCTCCAGGATCATATCTCCTCCACTCGACCAGGATATCTCCCCCCTCTGAACCGGCATGCCCCCATTCCAGATATTGGGGTCAACGCCGTCACTCTGTGTCCACTGACTGCAAGTAGCAAAACActcaatattgtttttaaagggTCTAAGCCTGTTCTGCCCTGTGCACCTATTCTCCCAAGAGACATGATAACCAGTAAAACGCTTTCGAGACGCCACTCCATGCAGGGTGAGCAGATTAAGCAGCTGTCCAACTTTGAAGAAAAGTTGGACCACTGA